One genomic region from Streptomyces sp. NBC_00457 encodes:
- the trpS gene encoding tryptophan--tRNA ligase: protein MTRVFSGVKPTGHLTLGNYLGAMRQWAAVDQHQADALFCIVDLHALTVDHDPARVRRLSRQAATLLLAAGLDPALCTVFVQSHVDEHARLSYVLECVATDGEMRRMIQYKEKAARERERGGSVRLSLLTYPVLMAADILAYGTDEVPVGDDQVQHVELARDLAVRFNQRYGHTFVVPRATHPKVGARVMNLQEPTSKMGKSEDVGPGIVYLLDEPEVVRKKVMRAVTDSGQEVVYDREGRPGVANLLEILAACTGGNPEGLSGVYESYGALKKDTADAVVEFLRPVQERHKELCADPGHVEGVLRDGAEKARAMARPTVDTAYRAIGLLPPA from the coding sequence ATGACGCGGGTCTTCAGTGGGGTCAAGCCGACCGGGCATCTGACGCTGGGGAACTATCTGGGAGCCATGCGGCAGTGGGCCGCGGTGGATCAGCATCAGGCGGATGCGCTGTTCTGCATCGTCGACCTGCATGCGCTGACCGTGGATCACGATCCGGCGCGGGTGCGACGGCTCAGTCGGCAGGCGGCGACGCTGTTGCTCGCTGCGGGGCTGGATCCGGCGTTGTGCACCGTGTTCGTGCAGAGCCACGTGGATGAGCATGCGCGGCTGTCGTATGTGCTGGAGTGCGTGGCCACCGACGGTGAGATGCGGCGGATGATCCAGTACAAGGAGAAGGCGGCGCGTGAGCGCGAGCGGGGCGGGAGTGTGCGGCTGTCGTTGCTGACGTATCCCGTGCTGATGGCGGCGGACATCCTGGCGTATGGGACCGATGAGGTGCCGGTGGGGGATGACCAGGTGCAGCATGTGGAGCTGGCGCGGGATCTGGCCGTGCGGTTCAACCAGCGGTACGGGCATACGTTCGTGGTGCCTCGGGCGACGCATCCGAAGGTGGGGGCGCGGGTGATGAACCTGCAGGAGCCGACGTCGAAGATGGGGAAGAGCGAGGACGTCGGGCCGGGGATCGTCTATCTCCTGGATGAGCCCGAGGTGGTGCGGAAGAAGGTCATGCGGGCCGTGACCGACAGCGGGCAGGAGGTCGTGTACGACCGGGAGGGGCGGCCCGGGGTCGCGAATCTGCTGGAGATCCTTGCGGCCTGTACGGGTGGGAACCCGGAGGGCTTGAGCGGTGTATATGAGTCGTATGGCGCGTTGAAGAAGGACACCGCTGACGCCGTGGTGGAGTTCCTCAGGCCCGTACAGGAGAGGCACAAGGAGTTGTGCGCGGATCCTGGTCATGTGGAGGGGGTGTTGCGGGATGGGGCTGAGAAGGCACGGGCGATGGCGCGGCCGACTGTGGATACCGCCTACCGCGCGATCGGGCTGCTGCCGCCTGCCTGA
- a CDS encoding carbohydrate ABC transporter permease, with product MTLATDAPRKTDPHPDSRRRLPLNRIALHIGCLAALLVMLYPLVWLLATSLKPADEVITSLKLLPSHLEWSNYSTALDGVNDVSISRLLFNSLLVAGGAVLGNVISCSLAAYAFARLKFRMRGPLFAFMIATIMLPHHAVLIPQYIVFNQLGMVNTYWPLILPKFLATEAFFVFLIVQFMRGLPRELEEAATIDGCGPFRTFFSVILPLTRPALITTAIFTFIWTWNDFFTQLIYLFSPEKFTLTLALRQFVDASSQSSFGPMFAMSVIALLPIVLFFLAFQRFLVEGMASSGVKG from the coding sequence ATGACCCTCGCCACCGACGCCCCCCGCAAGACCGATCCCCACCCGGACTCACGGCGGCGCCTGCCGCTGAACCGCATCGCCCTGCACATCGGCTGCCTCGCCGCCCTGCTGGTGATGCTCTATCCGCTGGTCTGGCTGCTCGCGACCTCGCTCAAGCCCGCCGACGAGGTGATCACCAGCCTCAAGCTGCTGCCGTCCCACCTGGAGTGGTCCAACTACAGCACCGCGCTGGACGGCGTGAACGACGTCTCCATCAGCCGTCTGCTGTTCAACTCCCTGCTCGTCGCAGGCGGCGCGGTCCTCGGCAACGTCATCAGCTGCTCGCTCGCCGCATACGCCTTCGCCCGGCTGAAGTTCCGTATGCGAGGGCCCCTGTTCGCCTTCATGATCGCCACGATCATGCTGCCGCACCACGCCGTACTGATCCCGCAGTACATCGTCTTCAACCAACTCGGCATGGTGAACACATACTGGCCGCTGATCCTGCCGAAGTTCCTGGCCACAGAGGCGTTCTTCGTCTTCCTCATCGTCCAGTTCATGCGCGGTCTGCCACGAGAACTCGAGGAAGCGGCGACGATCGACGGCTGCGGCCCCTTCCGCACCTTCTTCTCGGTCATCCTCCCGCTGACCCGCCCCGCCCTGATCACCACCGCCATCTTCACCTTCATCTGGACCTGGAACGACTTCTTCACCCAGCTCATCTACCTCTTCAGCCCCGAGAAGTTCACGCTCACCCTTGCTCTCCGACAGTTCGTCGACGCGTCCAGCCAGTCCTCCTTCGGCCCCATGTTCGCGATGTCGGTGATCGCCCTCCTCCCGATCGTCCTGTTCTTCCTCGCCTTCCAACGCTTCCTCGTCGAAGGCATGGCCTCCTCGGGGGTCAAGGGATGA
- a CDS encoding carbohydrate ABC transporter permease encodes MTTTETPVARTAQTDKAPAPRRSRRRREGAAWVFLSPWVLGASVLTLLPMAVSLYLSFTDYDMFTAPRWIGLRNYTQMFTEDPRYWRSVLATLTYVVIAVPLQLALALAVALALKSMRRGKAFYRSAFYAPSLLGASMSIALVWRALFNDGGTVDRLLGTGGWVNRPDWALLAVALLTIWQFGAPMVIFLAGLQQIPAELYEAAAVDGAGTWRRFTSITIPMLSPVLFFNLVLQTIQAFQVFTPAFAISAGKGGPADSTLFYTLYLYDRGFVASHMGYASAMAWVLLAAIGLVTAVLFKTSRSWVFYANETEGGAR; translated from the coding sequence ATGACCACCACCGAAACCCCCGTCGCCCGCACCGCCCAGACCGACAAGGCCCCCGCCCCGCGCCGCTCCCGACGCCGCCGCGAAGGAGCCGCCTGGGTCTTCCTCTCCCCATGGGTGCTCGGCGCGAGCGTGCTCACCCTGCTCCCGATGGCCGTGTCGCTGTACCTGTCGTTCACCGACTACGACATGTTCACCGCCCCCCGCTGGATCGGCCTGCGCAACTACACCCAGATGTTCACCGAGGACCCCCGCTACTGGCGCTCCGTCCTCGCCACCCTCACCTACGTCGTCATAGCCGTCCCCCTCCAGCTCGCGCTCGCCCTGGCAGTGGCCCTGGCCCTGAAATCGATGCGCCGCGGCAAGGCCTTCTACCGCTCCGCCTTCTACGCCCCCTCCCTCCTCGGCGCCTCCATGTCCATCGCCCTCGTCTGGCGGGCCCTGTTCAACGACGGCGGCACCGTCGACCGACTCCTCGGCACCGGCGGCTGGGTCAACCGCCCCGACTGGGCCCTCCTGGCCGTCGCCCTCCTCACCATCTGGCAGTTCGGCGCCCCCATGGTCATCTTCCTGGCCGGGCTCCAGCAGATCCCCGCCGAGTTGTACGAGGCAGCCGCCGTCGACGGCGCCGGCACCTGGCGCCGCTTCACCTCGATCACCATCCCCATGCTGTCCCCGGTGCTCTTCTTCAACCTGGTGCTCCAGACCATCCAGGCCTTCCAGGTCTTCACACCCGCCTTCGCCATCAGCGCAGGCAAGGGCGGCCCCGCCGACTCGACGCTCTTCTACACGCTCTACCTCTACGACCGCGGCTTCGTCGCCTCCCATATGGGCTACGCCTCAGCCATGGCCTGGGTCCTGCTCGCCGCCATCGGCCTGGTCACCGCCGTCCTCTTCAAGACCTCACGCAGCTGGGTCTTCTACGCCAACGAGACCGAGGGAGGGGCCCGATGA
- a CDS encoding ABC transporter substrate-binding protein, with protein sequence MPGNRTTMSWALALTLALSALGTGCSGGSDQATGDKTVLRYTWWGNPDRAERTEKAISLFEKQHPRIDIQTSFAGYEAYKQKLATQAAGGDAPDVMQLDYRQIDQYAQGGILLDLGTQSSVLDTSDIDPGLLATGKVDDTQYAIPQGRGTETFAYDAQQWKKAGVGLPANGWTWDDWADAVRNVSERTGKPGSVDPGQSEDVFEVWLRGQGKSLYTKDGDPGFTADDLTRFWTFTDGLRREGAVSSAEDTTQVDGTVENTPLGRGTASGDFNWDAPTAGLVPIVGDNLVLGPLPAGPSGVGQYFKPSMFMAVADSTGHPKEAAEFIDFMVNDLDAARVLGATRSIPVNDTARDTVVPELTGIDKQIADYQQSVEGELKPPPQAPPSGDSGLQTTFMRDYDQVSFGKLSPREAAENYLTEAKAELRQ encoded by the coding sequence ATGCCCGGCAATAGGACAACGATGTCCTGGGCTCTGGCCCTCACGCTCGCACTCAGTGCCCTCGGCACCGGCTGCAGCGGAGGATCGGACCAGGCCACCGGCGACAAGACCGTTCTGCGCTACACCTGGTGGGGCAACCCCGACCGGGCCGAACGCACCGAGAAGGCCATCTCCCTCTTCGAAAAGCAACACCCCCGCATCGACATCCAGACCTCCTTCGCGGGCTACGAGGCCTACAAACAGAAACTCGCCACCCAGGCCGCCGGCGGCGACGCCCCCGACGTCATGCAGCTCGACTACCGCCAGATCGACCAGTACGCCCAGGGCGGCATCCTCCTCGACCTCGGCACCCAGTCCAGCGTCCTGGACACCAGCGACATCGACCCCGGCCTCCTCGCCACCGGCAAGGTCGACGACACCCAGTACGCCATCCCACAGGGCCGCGGCACGGAGACCTTCGCCTACGACGCCCAGCAGTGGAAGAAGGCAGGCGTCGGCCTCCCGGCCAACGGCTGGACCTGGGACGACTGGGCCGACGCCGTACGCAACGTCTCCGAACGCACCGGCAAGCCCGGCTCCGTCGACCCCGGCCAGAGCGAGGACGTCTTCGAGGTGTGGCTGCGCGGCCAGGGCAAGTCCCTCTACACCAAGGACGGCGACCCCGGCTTCACCGCCGACGACCTCACCCGCTTCTGGACCTTCACCGACGGACTGCGCCGCGAGGGAGCCGTCTCCTCGGCGGAGGACACCACCCAGGTCGACGGCACCGTCGAGAACACCCCACTCGGCCGCGGCACCGCCTCCGGCGACTTCAACTGGGACGCCCCCACCGCCGGCTTGGTCCCGATCGTCGGTGACAACCTCGTCCTCGGCCCCCTTCCCGCCGGCCCTTCCGGCGTCGGTCAGTACTTCAAGCCCTCCATGTTCATGGCCGTGGCCGACTCCACCGGCCACCCCAAGGAAGCCGCCGAGTTCATCGACTTCATGGTCAACGACCTCGACGCGGCCCGCGTCCTCGGCGCCACCCGCAGCATCCCGGTCAACGACACCGCCCGCGACACCGTCGTCCCCGAACTCACCGGCATCGACAAGCAGATCGCCGACTACCAGCAGTCCGTCGAAGGCGAACTCAAACCGCCACCCCAGGCACCACCCTCAGGCGACAGCGGCCTGCAGACCACCTTCATGCGCGACTACGACCAGGTGTCCTTCGGCAAACTGTCGCCCCGCGAGGCGGCCGAGAACTACCTCACCGAGGCGAAGGCGGAGCTGAGGCAATGA
- a CDS encoding cupin domain-containing protein — MTLPNTPPLPGGIALSHLSPYDWQAADGVCGGSPHLHLVCTEAYVVTGGTGSVQTLSPDGYRELPLQAGTVAWFTPGTVHRMVQGEDLRITVLMQNSGLPEAGDAVFTFPSDYLDDPDRYAAAATLPPLDSPDIEAAARKRRDLAVEGYLTLRESLRAGDPAPYRAFQEAAARLVAPKAAAWRGIWERGALAAAQHTGAQLDALATGTAGDYLATATALSTDPLRLGGYGMCGRRDEYQLPSG; from the coding sequence GTGACACTCCCCAACACCCCCCCACTCCCCGGCGGCATCGCCCTCTCCCATCTCTCTCCGTACGACTGGCAGGCCGCCGACGGCGTCTGCGGCGGCAGCCCCCACCTCCACCTGGTCTGCACCGAGGCCTACGTCGTCACCGGCGGCACCGGCAGCGTGCAGACCCTCAGCCCCGACGGCTACCGCGAACTCCCGCTCCAGGCAGGCACAGTCGCCTGGTTCACCCCCGGCACTGTCCACCGCATGGTCCAGGGCGAGGACCTCCGCATCACCGTCCTGATGCAGAACAGCGGCCTGCCCGAAGCCGGCGACGCCGTTTTCACCTTCCCTTCCGACTACCTGGACGACCCCGACCGCTACGCCGCCGCGGCCACCCTCCCGCCCCTCGACAGCCCCGACATCGAGGCCGCCGCCCGCAAACGCCGCGACCTCGCCGTCGAGGGCTACCTCACCCTGCGCGAGTCCCTCCGCGCCGGCGACCCCGCCCCGTACCGCGCCTTCCAGGAAGCCGCCGCCCGCCTGGTCGCCCCCAAGGCCGCCGCCTGGCGCGGGATCTGGGAACGCGGCGCCCTCGCCGCCGCCCAGCACACCGGCGCCCAACTCGACGCCCTGGCCACCGGCACCGCGGGTGACTACCTCGCCACCGCCACCGCCCTGAGCACCGACCCCCTCCGCCTCGGCGGCTACGGCATGTGCGGCCGCCGCGACGAATACCAACTCCCCAGCGGCTGA
- a CDS encoding PmoA family protein: MTAPHTAEPQIQVTHVHGERITVASGDVRLMEYVYKPDPDPYESRKPYIHPLRTLAGHPVSGYRPNDHRWHKGVQMTASHLSGQNFWGGHSYIHGEGYLPLRDRIGSMRHDGFDTLDVSADRLAFTERLTWIENQGAEWARERRTLTLHDVDLDSGSWALDWSIHLTNVRADGEPLTFGSPTTAGREHAGYTGLHWRGPRDFTGGRAFGPDGPDDRDASDDLMGTHTPWLAFTAEHDDIDGHSTLVFAHAPENDNSIHSSHWFVRSEPIPTVAFSWAFHEEFALPPGESFSYRYRILVADGAWDTSRVAARLKELSW; this comes from the coding sequence GTGACCGCCCCCCACACCGCCGAGCCGCAGATCCAGGTGACCCACGTCCACGGCGAACGCATCACGGTCGCATCCGGCGATGTCCGGTTGATGGAGTACGTCTACAAGCCCGACCCCGATCCGTACGAGTCCCGCAAGCCGTACATCCACCCCCTGCGCACCCTCGCCGGCCACCCCGTCTCCGGCTACCGCCCCAACGACCACCGCTGGCACAAGGGCGTACAGATGACCGCCAGCCACCTCTCCGGCCAGAACTTCTGGGGCGGCCACTCCTACATCCACGGCGAGGGCTATCTCCCCCTCCGCGACCGCATCGGCTCGATGCGCCACGACGGCTTCGACACCCTCGACGTCTCCGCCGACCGCCTCGCCTTCACCGAGCGCCTCACCTGGATCGAGAACCAGGGCGCCGAATGGGCCCGCGAAAGGCGCACGCTCACCCTCCACGACGTAGACCTGGACTCCGGATCCTGGGCCCTCGACTGGTCCATCCACCTGACCAACGTCCGCGCGGACGGCGAGCCTCTCACCTTCGGCTCCCCGACCACCGCCGGCCGCGAGCACGCCGGCTACACCGGTCTCCACTGGCGCGGCCCCCGCGACTTCACCGGCGGCCGCGCCTTCGGCCCCGACGGCCCGGACGACCGCGACGCCTCCGACGACCTCATGGGCACCCACACCCCCTGGCTCGCCTTCACCGCCGAACACGACGACATCGACGGCCACTCCACCCTCGTCTTCGCCCACGCCCCCGAGAACGACAACTCCATCCACTCCTCCCACTGGTTCGTCCGCTCCGAACCCATCCCCACCGTCGCCTTCTCCTGGGCGTTCCACGAGGAGTTCGCGCTCCCACCGGGGGAGTCCTTCTCGTACCGCTACCGGATCCTCGTCGCCGACGGCGCCTGGGACACCTCGCGCGTGGCGGCCCGACTGAAGGAGCTGAGCTGGTGA
- a CDS encoding Gfo/Idh/MocA family protein translates to MPSSSTSPLRAAVVGTGAIVTGSHLPALRAHADRIELVAAVDVDATRLTEFQKLAGERVTGYHDLPTMLDTEHPDVVLIGTPPALHQQQTLAALKSGAWALCEKPLTLSLAEYDELAAAEEATGAYASVVFQHRYGSGAVHARDLIQNGTLGTPRVAHCQTTWHRDAAYYSVPWRGRWASEGGGPTMGHGIHQYDLLLHLLGDWTEIRAMAARLVHATESEDVSTALVRFANGALATVVNSVLSPDEVSRIRIDCDRATVELTHLYGHSNTDWTYTPSPGTTPIPPPTTDIPSSHKAQLGALLDAHDKGVRPPGSGPEARRTLEFAAALYKSAFTGATVRAGEIAPGDPFYSAMHGNHPEWSPK, encoded by the coding sequence ATGCCATCCAGCTCCACCTCCCCCCTCCGGGCAGCAGTCGTCGGCACCGGCGCCATCGTCACCGGCAGCCACCTCCCCGCCCTCCGCGCCCACGCCGACCGCATCGAACTCGTAGCCGCAGTCGACGTAGACGCCACCCGCCTCACGGAATTCCAGAAACTGGCCGGTGAGCGGGTCACCGGCTACCACGACCTGCCCACCATGCTGGACACCGAGCACCCCGACGTCGTCCTCATCGGCACCCCACCCGCCCTCCACCAGCAGCAGACCCTCGCCGCCCTCAAGTCCGGCGCCTGGGCCCTGTGCGAGAAACCGCTCACCCTCTCCCTGGCTGAATACGACGAGCTCGCCGCCGCCGAGGAAGCCACCGGCGCCTACGCCTCCGTCGTCTTCCAGCACCGCTACGGCTCCGGCGCCGTCCACGCCCGCGACCTCATCCAGAACGGCACCCTCGGCACCCCGCGCGTAGCCCACTGCCAGACCACCTGGCACCGCGACGCCGCCTACTACTCCGTACCGTGGCGCGGCCGCTGGGCCTCCGAGGGCGGCGGCCCCACCATGGGCCACGGCATCCACCAGTACGACCTCCTCCTACACCTCCTCGGCGACTGGACCGAGATCCGCGCGATGGCCGCCCGTCTCGTCCACGCCACCGAGAGCGAGGACGTCTCCACCGCCCTCGTCCGGTTCGCGAACGGCGCCCTCGCCACCGTCGTCAACAGCGTCCTCTCACCCGACGAGGTCAGCCGCATCCGCATCGACTGCGACCGCGCCACCGTCGAACTCACCCACCTCTACGGCCACTCCAACACCGACTGGACCTACACCCCCTCTCCCGGCACCACTCCCATTCCACCACCCACCACTGACATTCCCAGCTCCCACAAGGCCCAGCTCGGCGCCCTCCTCGACGCCCACGACAAGGGCGTACGCCCCCCAGGCAGCGGCCCCGAAGCCCGCCGCACCCTCGAATTCGCCGCCGCCCTCTACAAGTCGGCCTTCACCGGCGCGACCGTCCGGGCCGGCGAGATCGCGCCCGGCGACCCGTTCTACTCAGCGATGCACGGCAACCACCCGGAATGGAGCCCCAAGTGA
- the proC gene encoding pyrroline-5-carboxylate reductase produces MTQKVAVLGTGKIGEALLSGMIRAGWTPADLLVTARRQERAEELRTRYGVTPVTNPEAAKTADTLILTVKPQDMGALLDELAPHVPTDRLVISGAAGIPTSFFEARLATGTPVVRVMTNTPALVDEAMSVISAGTHASEADLAHAEEIFGAVGKTLRVPESQQDACTALSGSGPAYFFYLVEAMTDAGILLGLPRDKAHDLIVQSAIGAATMLRDSGEHPVKLRENVTSPAGTTINAIRELENHGVRAALIAALEAARDRSRELASGNNA; encoded by the coding sequence ATGACCCAGAAAGTCGCAGTCCTCGGCACCGGCAAAATCGGCGAAGCCCTGCTCAGCGGAATGATCCGAGCCGGCTGGACCCCGGCCGACCTCCTCGTCACCGCCCGCCGCCAGGAACGAGCCGAAGAACTCCGTACCCGCTACGGCGTCACCCCGGTCACCAACCCGGAAGCCGCCAAGACCGCCGACACCCTCATCCTCACGGTCAAACCGCAGGACATGGGCGCCCTCCTCGACGAACTCGCCCCCCACGTCCCCACCGACCGCCTGGTCATCAGCGGAGCCGCCGGCATCCCCACCTCCTTCTTCGAGGCCCGCCTCGCCACCGGCACCCCGGTCGTCCGCGTCATGACGAACACCCCGGCCCTGGTCGACGAGGCCATGTCGGTCATCTCCGCCGGCACGCACGCCAGCGAAGCCGACCTCGCGCACGCCGAGGAGATCTTCGGCGCCGTCGGCAAGACCCTCCGCGTCCCGGAGTCCCAGCAGGACGCCTGCACGGCCCTTTCCGGCTCGGGACCGGCGTACTTCTTCTACCTCGTCGAAGCGATGACGGACGCCGGCATCCTCCTCGGCCTGCCCCGCGACAAGGCCCACGACCTGATCGTCCAGTCCGCGATCGGCGCCGCGACGATGCTCCGCGACAGCGGCGAACACCCGGTCAAGCTCCGCGAGAACGTCACCTCACCGGCCGGCACCACCATCAACGCCATCCGCGAACTCGAGAACCACGGCGTACGAGCCGCCCTCATCGCCGCCCTCGAAGCCGCCCGCGACCGCAGCCGCGAACTGGCCTCCGGCAACAACGCCTGA
- a CDS encoding ABC transporter permease — protein MSTTTTPTTMRPAPTSALNVSRTTATAARVLSQLRHDPRTIALMILVPCVMLFLLRYVFDGNARTFDSIGASLLGIFPLITMFLVTSIATLRERTSGTLERLLAMPLGKGDLIAGYALAFGTLAIIQSALATGLAVWFLGLDVTGSPWLLLLVALLDALLGTALGLFVSAFAASEFQAVQFMPAVIFPQLLLCGLFTPRDNMHPALEVISNVLPMSYAVDGMNEVLKHTDMTANFIRDILIVAGCALLVLTLGAATLRRRTT, from the coding sequence ATGAGTACGACCACGACGCCTACGACGATGAGGCCCGCCCCCACCAGCGCCCTGAACGTCTCCCGCACCACCGCCACCGCGGCGCGCGTCCTCAGCCAGCTCCGCCACGACCCGCGCACGATCGCGCTGATGATCCTGGTCCCGTGCGTGATGCTGTTCCTGCTGCGCTATGTCTTCGACGGCAACGCGCGCACCTTCGACAGCATCGGCGCGTCGCTCCTGGGGATCTTCCCCCTCATCACGATGTTCCTGGTCACGTCGATCGCCACGCTCCGCGAACGCACGTCGGGCACGCTGGAACGCCTCCTCGCGATGCCCCTGGGCAAAGGCGACCTGATCGCGGGCTATGCCCTGGCCTTCGGCACGCTGGCGATCATCCAGTCGGCGCTGGCGACGGGTCTGGCGGTCTGGTTCCTGGGCCTGGACGTCACCGGCTCCCCGTGGCTCCTCCTCCTGGTGGCCCTCCTCGACGCCCTCCTGGGCACGGCCCTCGGCCTCTTCGTCTCGGCCTTCGCGGCCTCCGAGTTCCAGGCGGTCCAGTTCATGCCGGCGGTGATCTTCCCCCAACTCCTGCTCTGCGGCCTCTTCACGCCCCGCGACAACATGCACCCCGCCCTCGAGGTCATCTCCAACGTCCTCCCCATGTCCTACGCCGTCGACGGCATGAACGAAGTCCTCAAACACACCGACATGACAGCCAACTTCATCCGAGACATCCTCATCGTCGCCGGCTGCGCCCTCCTCGTCCTCACCCTCGGCGCAGCAACCCTCCGCCGCCGAACTACCTGA
- a CDS encoding ABC transporter ATP-binding protein encodes MMNYTSGPPTPTPKSPTIQAADLTVARGPRRVLRSLDFTVPPGQITGLLGPSGCGKSTLMRAIVGTQAKVTGTLDVLGRPAGHPSLRTRIGYVTQAPSVYDDLTVRQNLAYFAAILNPGRAAAAHRHEDVTRVISDVDLTSHADALAGNLSGGQRSRVSLAVALLGTPELLVLDEPTVGLDPVLRRDLWNLFHDIAATRGATLLISSHVMDEAERCHRLLLMREGEILADDTPDALRTRTGSETVEAAFLHLVDEAVEAARTKKTTR; translated from the coding sequence ATGATGAATTACACGTCAGGCCCACCCACCCCAACCCCAAAGTCGCCCACAATCCAAGCCGCCGACCTCACCGTCGCCCGAGGCCCCCGAAGGGTCCTGCGCAGCCTCGACTTCACGGTCCCCCCAGGCCAGATCACCGGCCTCCTCGGCCCCTCCGGATGCGGCAAGTCGACGCTCATGCGGGCGATCGTCGGCACGCAGGCCAAGGTCACGGGCACCCTGGACGTCCTGGGCCGCCCGGCCGGCCACCCCAGCCTCCGCACCCGCATCGGCTACGTCACCCAGGCCCCGTCGGTCTACGACGACCTCACCGTCCGCCAGAACCTGGCCTACTTCGCGGCGATCCTGAACCCGGGCCGCGCAGCCGCAGCGCACCGGCACGAGGACGTCACCCGAGTCATCTCCGACGTCGACCTGACCAGCCACGCCGACGCCCTGGCAGGCAACCTCTCCGGCGGCCAGCGCAGCCGTGTCTCCCTGGCCGTAGCCCTCCTCGGCACTCCGGAACTCCTGGTCCTGGACGAACCGACCGTGGGCCTGGACCCGGTGCTCCGCCGAGACCTCTGGAACCTCTTCCACGACATCGCGGCCACACGCGGCGCAACCCTCCTCATCTCCTCCCACGTCATGGACGAGGCCGAACGCTGCCACCGCCTGCTGCTCATGCGCGAGGGCGAGATCCTCGCCGACGACACCCCGGACGCCCTCCGCACCCGTACCGGATCCGAGACGGTGGAAGCGGCCTTCCTGCACCTGGTCGACGAGGCAGTCGAGGCCGCCCGCACGAAGAAGACGACGCGATGA
- a CDS encoding EamA/RhaT family transporter, whose product MSDDSGTPATPAGSNGTPDTPAPRPEPIRFFGTTWVNHDKGYTTRRIAAAAGSLATTMAACLVLRFAYEGLQIADTGSFVNLLVVAMFAVCTALAFRHTWDAFGNRPDPDRHSSLRGLLAIGFVGSLLAYFIRSLVEAPGERLHRKEYAAARERHEKRTTRRSGNPSKKKRRGKG is encoded by the coding sequence GTGAGCGACGATTCCGGCACCCCGGCCACCCCCGCGGGCTCCAACGGCACCCCCGACACCCCGGCCCCCCGCCCCGAGCCCATCCGCTTCTTCGGCACGACGTGGGTGAACCACGACAAGGGCTACACGACCCGCCGCATCGCAGCCGCCGCAGGCTCCCTCGCGACGACAATGGCCGCCTGCCTCGTCCTCCGCTTCGCCTACGAGGGCCTCCAGATCGCCGACACCGGCAGCTTCGTCAACCTCCTGGTCGTCGCCATGTTCGCCGTCTGCACCGCACTCGCCTTCCGACACACCTGGGACGCCTTCGGCAACCGCCCCGACCCCGACCGCCACTCCTCCCTCCGCGGCCTCCTGGCCATCGGCTTCGTCGGCTCCCTCCTCGCCTACTTCATCCGCTCCCTCGTCGAGGCCCCCGGCGAGAGACTCCACCGCAAGGAGTACGCAGCGGCCCGCGAGCGCCACGAGAAGCGGACGACACGACGCTCGGGCAACCCGTCGAAGAAGAAGCGGCGGGGGAAGGGCTAG
- a CDS encoding SH3 domain-containing protein, which yields MLAGATAAFLMALTPVAESATLRYYPVAEDVRLNVRRGPGTNFAVVRVLPEGARVPIFCQTPGTTVTGPYGTSNIWDNIDDGEFVADAYVNTGSDGYIAPRCG from the coding sequence ATGCTCGCAGGCGCCACGGCGGCCTTTCTCATGGCGCTTACGCCTGTGGCCGAGTCCGCGACCCTGCGCTACTACCCGGTTGCCGAGGACGTCCGGCTGAACGTCCGGAGAGGACCCGGCACCAACTTCGCCGTGGTCCGGGTTCTACCCGAGGGCGCCAGAGTCCCCATTTTCTGTCAGACGCCGGGTACGACAGTGACGGGTCCGTACGGCACGTCGAACATCTGGGACAACATCGACGACGGCGAGTTCGTGGCGGACGCATACGTGAACACGGGCAGTGACGGTTACATCGCCCCGCGCTGCGGCTGA
- a CDS encoding SH3 domain-containing protein, with the protein MALDHVEEAQGDEGEAVTTAAAAAVRYYSVAPGVRLNVRSGPGTSYTIVRVLPTGSRVPIFCQTPGSTVTGPYGTSNIWDNIANGQFVSDAYVNTGSDGYIASRCD; encoded by the coding sequence ATGGCGCTTGACCATGTCGAAGAGGCCCAGGGTGACGAGGGGGAGGCCGTCACGACGGCCGCAGCCGCGGCCGTGCGCTATTACTCGGTAGCCCCGGGCGTCCGCCTGAATGTCCGTAGCGGTCCTGGCACCAGCTACACCATCGTGCGTGTCCTGCCGACAGGCTCCCGCGTCCCGATCTTCTGCCAGACGCCGGGCTCGACGGTCACGGGCCCGTACGGCACGTCGAACATCTGGGACAACATCGCCAACGGCCAATTCGTCTCGGACGCGTATGTGAACACCGGCAGCGACGGCTACATCGCGTCGCGCTGCGACTGA